The Pseudanabaena sp. ABRG5-3 genome includes the window ACGAACAAGGATGGATTGTTCCCGGACTCGGCGATGCTGGCGATCGCTCTTTTGGCACATGATTTACAGCGCTTTGCGCCCAAACCCAAACCAAAGAAATTTTTGAAAGCGTTGCTTCGCAACGCTTTCAAAAATTTCTTTGTGGTTCGATTGAGAGCATCTCAATATGGTATAAAGCATCCCCTGCGGGGATGCTTTATACCTGAAATATCCATTGACGATTTCTGCCATGTTCTTTGGCTTGATATAGAGCTTGATCTGCCCTATCAATTAATTCCTGTGGTAATTCGGAAGCTTGGGGAATAGTGCAGGCAATTCCAAAACTAAGGGTGACATAATCAGCTACCTTACTATTGCCATGATGAATATTTAAAGTTGTTAGCTCTTGACGAATATCTTCAACAATTTGCGAAGCACCTGCCTCATTGGTATTGGGAAGAATAATCACAAATTCCTCTCCACCGTAGCGTGCCACCATATCCGCAGGACGCTTAACTTGACAGCGCAGCAACCCAGCTACCTGAAAAAGACAGCGATCGCCTGCGGGATGTCCATAGGTATCATTGTAATTTTTGAAATAGTCAATATCGCAGAGAATCAAGGAAATGGGATTTTGCTCTCTTAACATTCTCTGCCATTCTTTATGGAAATATTGATCAAACCCTCGACGATTAACTATATGGGTTAGAGGATCGGTAATCGCAATTTTCTCTAACTCCTGATTTGCTTTTTGCAATTGTTGGTACAGATGAGATTGCTGAAGAGCGATCGCTACTTGATTGGCTAACTGTTGAATTAATTCAATTTCTGACTGCTCCCATTCCCTCGCTGCAAAACATTGATGAAAAACGAGTAATCCCCATAGCTCATCTTGACTACTCACTTGGTTCTCAGAATGTCCATGAAAATTAGTCACAATGGGAACGACTAGTTTGGACTTCACGCCTAACCACTTCAAAGTATCAATTAAACAAGCTGCCATATGGTCTTGGTCAATATCTACGACACTGCGAATTCGTCCTTGGAGATATAGATCATGGTGCGATCGCGGAAAAATATCTTCAGGTAATGTATATTGCTGGAGGTTTACCACATTGGGGGCATCGGACTCACTCACAATTGTTCCTGCGGTATCTGGCTCTGCCTTGTAGATGAGTGCGCGATCGCTTTGTAAAATTTGCCGCGCCTCAGTGACAGTAGTCAACAAAATTTCATCGAGATCAAGGGATTGCCGAATATGTTGAATTACCCCTGCCAATAGCTTTTCTCGCTCTATTTGTTTTTTTAGATTTAACTCCGCCTGTTGCCTACCTACAATCTCTGCTTGGAGAAGTTGATTTTGCTCAATGAGTTTCTGTTTCTGTTGTTGGATCAGTAATTGATTCCTAACCCGTATCAGTACTTCTTGCTCTTGAAATGGTTTGGTAATATAGTCAACTCCCCCCACCTCAAAGGCTTGGACTTTATTACCTAAACGATCAAGTGCGCTGATAAACACCACTGGAATATCACAGCTTTTGGGAGAATTTTTCAACTGTTTACATATCTGATAGCCATTTAAATCAGGCATATTAATGTCTAACAAAATGAGATCTGGAAGCATTACTTCCACAAACTTTAGCGCCATTTTGCCACTGGTTGTCTTACGAACTAAATATCCCTCAGTTGTCAGCATACTTGCCAACAACTGCAAATTTTCGAGCGTATCATCAACGATCAAAATATTAGAATAAGTAGTTTGAGCTAGCTGTGGAGACATTTGTTTATCATCATGCTCTTTAAGTTTGTGTAAGTTCCAAAATAGATTCAAATTGAAGATTGTTAACCATCATTTTGAGTGCTTGAGCAATTAACTTATGGTCAGGTGGTATATAAGAAATAAGTTCATATAAGGTTTCCTCATCAAGTAATAATGCTGCTTGATTTAAAGACTTAAGAAATTCTTCGCCTAAATCCCCTAATTCATGTTTTTGTAATGGTTTAACTACATGGCTTGGTTGAGAAGTTCCATATTGATTCAATGGCAAGGTTTCTGCATAGATATATTCTAATCCTAAAAAATTAGCGATCTTTTCAAAAACCGTTGCCTCTGTAAAGGGTTTGGCGACAAAGTCATCACAACCAGCGTCAAGGCTAGCTAGACGATCTGCTTCAAAAGCACTGGCAGTTAAAGCAATGATTTTAGTATTCTGCCCCTCAGGCATCGCGCGAATTTGCCGAGTAGCCTCATATCCATCCATTATAGGCATACATATATCCATCCAAATCAGATGTGGTAAACATTCTTGATAAATGGCGATCGCCTCTTGTCCGTTTTCCGCAGCATATACATCTAAACCAATAGACTCTAGTAAATTAACCAGCAGTTGGCGGATCTCTAGGACATCTTCGACTATGAGAATACGGTAGTTGGGTTGTCCTGATTTGAGAGAAATTACCAGTTGAGGTTCTTTTAGATTGGTAACAACATTTGCTTCAACCTCTACAAGCTGAACCTGACATAAAAAGATTGAGCCTTTTCCAAATTTACTGCGAACAGTGACATCACCTGCCATCAACCTTGCAAACTGACGGCTAATCGATAGTCCTAAGCCTGAACCTTGTAAAAACCGACCTTGCGTGGTTTGTTTAAAGGTGTCAAAAATTATTTTTAAATCATCATCAGAAATTCCACTACCAGTATCTTCCACTTCAAAGCTAAGTTTCCATACTTGAGTATTACTAGCTATGTTATTAATGTTCGGTAAGATAGGTTCTGCGGATACTCGCATTTGTACATATCCTACTAACGTAAACTTAATCGCGTTACCGACGATATTGAGTAGAATTTGGCGTAGTTTTGCCGCATCCCCGTAAACATATTGAGGGACTTTAGAGACTATATCGAGGTGTAGCTCAATACCCTTATTGCTAGCTTTTACAACAAACATATCGCGAATTGAATATAGTAAACGATACAAGTCGAAGGAGCTTTCCGTAAGATCAACCTGTCCTGATTCAATTTTGGATATTTCTAAAACATCATTAATCAATGACAGAAGATGTTCACCACTACGGCTAATGATGTCGAGATGTTCTTGATGGGTTTTTACTAAGGAATGATCCCGAGAAATCAGATGGGTGAAGCCCAGAATTGCTGTTAGAGGAGTCCGTAACTCATGGCTCATTTTGGCAAGAAATTCACTCTTGGCACGATTCGCGATTTCTGCTTCGGTGACA containing:
- a CDS encoding diguanylate cyclase domain-containing protein, whose translation is MSPQLAQTTYSNILIVDDTLENLQLLASMLTTEGYLVRKTTSGKMALKFVEVMLPDLILLDINMPDLNGYQICKQLKNSPKSCDIPVVFISALDRLGNKVQAFEVGGVDYITKPFQEQEVLIRVRNQLLIQQQKQKLIEQNQLLQAEIVGRQQAELNLKKQIEREKLLAGVIQHIRQSLDLDEILLTTVTEARQILQSDRALIYKAEPDTAGTIVSESDAPNVVNLQQYTLPEDIFPRSHHDLYLQGRIRSVVDIDQDHMAACLIDTLKWLGVKSKLVVPIVTNFHGHSENQVSSQDELWGLLVFHQCFAAREWEQSEIELIQQLANQVAIALQQSHLYQQLQKANQELEKIAITDPLTHIVNRRGFDQYFHKEWQRMLREQNPISLILCDIDYFKNYNDTYGHPAGDRCLFQVAGLLRCQVKRPADMVARYGGEEFVIILPNTNEAGASQIVEDIRQELTTLNIHHGNSKVADYVTLSFGIACTIPQASELPQELIDRADQALYQAKEHGRNRQWIFQV